A portion of the Halodesulfovibrio aestuarii DSM 17919 = ATCC 29578 genome contains these proteins:
- the hysA gene encoding NiFeSe hydrogenase large subunit HysA → MSGCKRNGAAASGKTAHIAIDPVTRIEGHLKADVTVENGKVVDAKLSGGMYRGFEQILRGRDPRDSSQIVQRICGVCPTAHATASIMAQDAAFGVKVTNNARITRNLILGANYLQSHLLHFYHLAAQDFVQGPDSAPFVPRYQKSDLLEDRSKDLKAVNAAAVDQYIEALDVRAVCHEMVAIWGGKMPHVQGLVAGGTTEMPTKDRILEYAVRFKKVRDFVNNKYLPTVYTVGSVYPDMFKVGQGHKACIAYGVFPLDNAYSKFMMKSGVYFDGKDHKFDPSKIHEDVKYSWFEDSTTGLHYSEGKTIPAPEKEGAYSFVKAPRYNGVACEVGPLARMWVENPPLSPVGQKMLKEKFGMDAKRFRDLGEDAAFSLMGRHVARAEESWYILDFIDAWLKEVKPDEETFTAYEIPESAEGTGFTEAPRGALLHYLDVKDSKINNYQIVSATLWNCNPRDDKGVRGPVEEALIGIPVPDIDNPVNVARLIRAFDP, encoded by the coding sequence ATGTCTGGTTGCAAAAGAAATGGAGCAGCAGCCAGCGGTAAAACAGCTCATATCGCAATCGATCCGGTAACCCGTATCGAAGGCCATTTAAAAGCTGATGTTACCGTTGAAAACGGCAAAGTTGTGGACGCAAAGCTTTCCGGCGGTATGTACCGCGGGTTTGAGCAGATCCTTCGTGGTCGCGACCCTCGCGACTCTTCCCAGATCGTTCAGCGCATCTGTGGCGTATGCCCAACAGCGCACGCAACTGCTTCTATTATGGCTCAGGACGCAGCATTTGGCGTTAAAGTAACCAACAATGCCCGCATTACCCGTAACCTCATACTCGGTGCTAACTACCTGCAGTCTCACCTTCTGCATTTCTACCACTTAGCAGCACAGGACTTCGTTCAGGGTCCTGATAGCGCACCGTTTGTACCTCGTTACCAAAAGTCTGACCTTCTTGAAGATCGCAGCAAAGATCTCAAAGCTGTTAACGCAGCGGCAGTTGATCAGTACATTGAAGCTCTCGATGTACGTGCTGTCTGTCACGAAATGGTTGCTATCTGGGGCGGTAAAATGCCTCACGTACAAGGCCTCGTAGCTGGTGGCACAACTGAAATGCCTACCAAAGATCGAATCCTTGAATACGCAGTGCGCTTCAAGAAAGTTCGCGACTTTGTTAATAACAAATACCTTCCGACTGTTTATACTGTTGGTTCTGTATACCCTGATATGTTCAAAGTTGGACAGGGACATAAAGCATGTATCGCATACGGTGTTTTCCCGCTTGATAATGCCTACTCCAAGTTCATGATGAAATCCGGCGTATACTTTGATGGTAAAGATCATAAGTTTGATCCTTCCAAAATCCATGAAGATGTTAAATACTCATGGTTTGAAGATTCCACTACAGGTCTTCACTACTCTGAAGGCAAAACTATTCCTGCTCCTGAGAAAGAAGGCGCATACAGTTTTGTTAAGGCCCCTCGCTACAATGGCGTCGCTTGTGAAGTAGGTCCTCTCGCTCGTATGTGGGTTGAGAACCCTCCACTTTCACCAGTCGGTCAGAAAATGCTGAAAGAAAAATTCGGTATGGATGCAAAACGCTTCCGCGACCTCGGTGAAGACGCAGCATTCTCCCTTATGGGTCGTCACGTAGCACGTGCTGAAGAATCTTGGTACATTCTTGACTTCATTGACGCATGGCTCAAAGAAGTTAAGCCAGACGAAGAGACCTTCACTGCTTACGAAATTCCTGAATCTGCTGAAGGTACTGGTTTCACAGAAGCACCACGCGGCGCTCTGCTCCACTACCTTGATGTTAAAGACAGCAAAATCAACAACTACCAGATTGTTTCTGCAACTCTCTGGAACTGTAACCCTCGCGATGACAAGGGTGTACGCGGTCCTGTTGAAGAAGCTCTCATCGGCATCCCAGTTCCGGACATTGATAATCCAGTAAACGTGGCGCGTCTCATTCGCGCCTTTGACCCATGA
- the hysB gene encoding NiFeSe hydrogenase small subunit has product MSLNRRDFVKLCTGTVAGLGVSQMFNPAVCEAISGSLNGERPPVLWLQGAGCTGCSVSLLNSVNPHIKDVLLKVISLEFHPTVMAWEGEPAMEHMFKIADKYDGKFFLVVEGSIPTEAEGKYCVVGEADHQEITMVEAMKELGPKAAAVLAIGTCSAYGGIPAAAGSQTGAKGVRDFFESEEIATPVVNIPGCPPHPDWIVGTVTVALDAIKKHGLADGLGEVVEILDDDGRPTPFYGENIHDNCPYLEDFDNDLLATKFTDVRGCRMELGCKGPDTMSDCYKRKWNNGMNWCVQNAVCIGCVEPDFPDGKSPFYEPA; this is encoded by the coding sequence ATGAGTCTCAACAGGCGTGATTTTGTTAAACTGTGTACAGGGACTGTGGCTGGACTTGGGGTTTCCCAAATGTTCAACCCAGCTGTATGTGAAGCGATTTCCGGTTCACTTAACGGCGAACGCCCTCCAGTTTTATGGTTACAAGGTGCAGGATGTACGGGATGTTCCGTGTCCCTCCTGAACTCTGTTAACCCACACATTAAAGATGTTCTGCTTAAAGTTATCAGTCTTGAATTCCATCCAACAGTGATGGCATGGGAAGGCGAACCTGCAATGGAGCATATGTTCAAAATTGCAGACAAGTATGACGGTAAATTCTTCCTTGTTGTCGAAGGAAGCATTCCTACTGAAGCCGAGGGTAAATACTGTGTAGTCGGCGAAGCCGATCACCAAGAAATTACCATGGTCGAAGCAATGAAAGAACTCGGTCCTAAGGCAGCAGCAGTGCTCGCAATAGGTACCTGTTCTGCATACGGCGGTATCCCTGCAGCAGCAGGCAGCCAAACCGGTGCAAAAGGTGTGCGTGATTTCTTCGAATCCGAAGAAATTGCTACTCCTGTTGTTAACATTCCTGGTTGTCCTCCGCATCCTGACTGGATCGTTGGTACAGTAACTGTTGCTCTTGATGCTATCAAAAAGCATGGTCTTGCAGATGGTCTTGGTGAAGTTGTTGAAATTCTCGACGATGATGGACGACCTACTCCATTCTACGGCGAAAACATTCACGACAACTGCCCATACCTTGAAGACTTTGATAATGACCTTCTGGCAACTAAGTTTACTGATGTTAGAGGTTGTCGCATGGAACTCGGTTGTAAAGGTCCAGACACCATGTCTGATTGTTACAAACGTAAATGGAACAACGGTATGAACTGGTGTGTACAGAATGCTGTATGCATCGGTTGCGTTGAGCCAGACTTCCCTGACGGTAAGTCCCCGTTCTACGAGCCTGCGTAA
- the gluQRS gene encoding tRNA glutamyl-Q(34) synthetase GluQRS, with protein sequence MSSLSNLAKIAAEICPAGTSPHCTVKGRFAPSPTGYMHLGNAWSFLVCWLAARAKNGRLVLRIEDIDPDRSKPEFVDGIIEDLKWLGLDWDEGVDIGGEYEPYTQSESTLLYSRVIEALQKDGLVYPCYCTRKELRSLASAPHLSDYGSAYPELCLHLSEEERGEREAAGRRSSMRLHCEKTEIGFTDALHGDCCMSWKECGGDFPLKRSDGVFAYQLAVVVDDMRQGITQVVRGEDILHCTPRQVYLYELFGCTPPEYIHLPLVVDHEGERLAKRHRHFELCKMREDGISAEAVVGYLAYLGGLTPTCQKMSVRKLLDTFSIGQINTNALQLEKDVIERLKGLSNAC encoded by the coding sequence ATGAGCTCCTTAAGTAATCTTGCAAAAATAGCTGCGGAAATTTGTCCTGCCGGTACATCTCCGCATTGTACTGTTAAAGGCCGTTTTGCCCCATCCCCAACAGGTTACATGCATCTTGGCAATGCGTGGTCTTTTCTCGTTTGTTGGCTTGCAGCCCGGGCAAAGAATGGCCGGCTTGTTCTTCGAATTGAAGATATTGATCCGGATAGATCAAAGCCTGAATTTGTCGATGGTATAATTGAAGATCTCAAATGGCTTGGTCTGGATTGGGATGAGGGGGTTGATATTGGCGGAGAATACGAACCATATACGCAAAGTGAGTCGACCTTATTATACAGCAGGGTTATAGAAGCACTTCAAAAGGATGGGTTGGTCTACCCGTGTTACTGTACCCGCAAGGAATTGCGATCATTGGCATCTGCACCGCACCTGAGTGATTATGGAAGTGCTTATCCGGAGCTTTGTTTACATCTTTCAGAAGAAGAACGAGGAGAGAGGGAAGCTGCTGGACGCAGAAGCTCTATGAGGTTGCATTGTGAAAAAACTGAAATTGGTTTTACTGATGCTTTGCACGGTGATTGCTGTATGAGTTGGAAAGAATGCGGTGGGGATTTTCCCCTTAAGCGTTCAGATGGTGTTTTTGCATATCAGCTGGCTGTTGTTGTAGATGATATGCGTCAGGGGATAACACAGGTTGTTCGGGGTGAAGACATACTACATTGTACCCCCCGGCAGGTGTATTTGTATGAATTGTTTGGTTGTACCCCTCCGGAATATATCCATCTTCCACTTGTTGTCGACCATGAAGGGGAACGATTGGCAAAGCGGCATAGGCATTTTGAATTATGCAAGATGCGGGAGGATGGAATTTCTGCTGAAGCGGTTGTCGGGTATCTTGCTTACCTTGGTGGACTTACTCCAACTTGTCAAAAAATGTCTGTTCGTAAATTGTTAGATACGTTTTCTATAGGTCAAATTAATACGAATGCTTTGCAGCTTGAAAAAGACGTAATAGAGCGCCTTAAAGGGCTTTCTAACGCTTGCTGA